The Rhinoraja longicauda isolate Sanriku21f chromosome 25, sRhiLon1.1, whole genome shotgun sequence genome has a window encoding:
- the cryba4 gene encoding beta-crystallin A4 codes for MSHCTKLSSHWKVVIWDEECFQGRRHEYTAECYNTMEFGFETVRSMKVESGAWVGYEHSGFQGQQFVLERGEYPRWESWSGSNSYHTERLTSFKPIACANHRECRMSMFERDNFLGRKGELSDDYPSLQAMGWCNNEVGSFRVHSGAWVCYQYPGYRGYQFIMECDRHAGEYKHWREWGSHAHTFQIQSIRRVQQ; via the exons GTCGTTATTTGGGACGAGGAGTGTTTCCAAGGTCGCCGCCATGAGTACACTGCCGAATGCTACAACACCATGGAGTTTGGATTCGAAACCGTGCGCTCCATGAAGGTGGAAAGCGGAGC GTGGGTGGGATACGAGCACTCCGGCTTCCAGGGCCAGCAGTTTGTGCTGGAGAGGGGCGAATACCCTCGGTGGGAGAGCTGGAGCGGCAGCAATTCCTACCACACCGAGCGGCTGACCTCCTTCAAACCCATCGCCTGCGCT AACCACCGCGAGTGCAGGATGTCCATGTTCGAGCGAGACAACTTCCTGGGCAGGAAGGGGGAGCTGAGCGATGACTACCCATCCCTCCAGGCCATGGGCTGGTGCAACAACGAAGTGGGGTCCTTCCGAGTGCACTCCGGCGC GTGGGTCTGCTACCAGTACCCCGGCTACCGTGGCTACCAGTTCATCATGGAGTGCGACCGCCACGCTGGGGAGTACAAGCACTGGCGGGAGTGGGGGTCACACGCGCACACCTTCCAGATCCAATCCATCCGCCGCGTCCAACAGTAG